One window from the genome of Leucobacter aridicollis encodes:
- the dnaA gene encoding chromosomal replication initiator protein DnaA encodes MSDEELTELWEEIKRHVNADLSVGPVYGAQLLLATPRGVAAGTLYLAVQTDFTLKLLDGRLRPPIMGALAGLTTAESIDNFVVIVDEDAVPAPEPEAFERSEFVSPPAQVRVDRPIQEPRSRHAAAVPYEDPHLNEKYDFDSFVIGQSNRLAHAAALAVSESPAQSYNPLFIYGDSGLGKTHLLHAIGHYSRELFPEIRVRYVSSEDFTNDFINSIANNQGAQFQDRYRNVDVLLVDDIQFLEGKAETQEAFFHTFNTLHSHNKQVVITSDVQPKQLRGFEERITSRFEWGLLTDIQAPDLETRIAILRKKAQREHLDVDDAILEFIASKFSSNIRELEGTLIRVTAYANLNRQRIDMPLVKTVLKDLISIDSDNEVQPTDIISRTAEYFDLSVDELYGPSRAQQIALARQIAMYLCRELTQLSLPKIGQLFGGRDHTTVMYAHKKIAQLITERRSVYNQVSELTTRVRQNGR; translated from the coding sequence ATGTCTGACGAAGAACTCACCGAACTCTGGGAAGAGATTAAGCGTCATGTAAACGCTGATCTCTCCGTTGGACCCGTCTATGGGGCACAGTTGTTGCTCGCCACTCCGCGGGGTGTTGCAGCGGGCACGCTCTACCTTGCGGTCCAAACTGATTTCACCTTGAAGCTGCTAGACGGCCGCCTTCGCCCGCCGATCATGGGCGCTCTCGCCGGCCTCACGACGGCAGAGAGTATCGACAATTTCGTTGTGATTGTTGATGAAGACGCGGTGCCGGCCCCCGAGCCGGAGGCGTTTGAGCGGAGCGAGTTTGTTTCGCCGCCGGCCCAGGTACGCGTCGACCGACCAATTCAGGAGCCGCGAAGCAGGCACGCCGCGGCAGTTCCATATGAGGATCCGCACCTGAACGAGAAGTACGACTTTGATTCGTTCGTGATCGGCCAGTCCAACAGGCTTGCGCATGCGGCAGCGCTGGCGGTATCTGAATCTCCGGCTCAGTCATACAATCCACTGTTCATTTATGGCGACTCAGGGCTTGGCAAGACTCACTTGCTTCACGCTATCGGCCATTACTCCCGAGAGCTGTTCCCTGAGATCCGAGTTCGTTACGTGAGTTCTGAGGACTTCACCAACGATTTCATCAATTCGATCGCGAACAACCAGGGTGCCCAGTTCCAAGATCGCTATCGCAACGTCGATGTCTTGCTCGTCGACGATATTCAGTTCCTTGAGGGTAAAGCGGAGACACAAGAAGCGTTTTTCCATACTTTCAACACGTTGCACAGCCATAACAAGCAGGTGGTCATCACGAGCGACGTGCAACCGAAGCAGCTGCGAGGCTTCGAGGAGCGGATCACGTCTCGTTTTGAGTGGGGGTTGTTGACTGACATCCAGGCGCCCGACCTCGAAACGCGAATCGCAATTCTCCGCAAGAAGGCTCAGCGCGAGCACCTTGACGTCGATGACGCAATTCTCGAGTTCATCGCCTCGAAATTCTCGTCAAACATTCGTGAGCTCGAGGGAACCCTCATTCGCGTGACGGCGTATGCCAACCTCAACCGGCAGCGCATCGACATGCCCCTGGTGAAAACAGTCTTGAAAGACCTCATCTCGATCGATAGCGACAACGAGGTGCAGCCCACAGACATCATTAGCCGAACCGCCGAGTACTTCGATCTTTCAGTCGACGAGCTCTATGGCCCGTCACGCGCTCAGCAGATTGCGTTGGCCAGGCAGATCGCAATGTATCTCTGCCGCGAGCTGACCCAGCTGTCACTTCCGAAGATTGGCCAGCTCTTCGGTGGACGTGATCACACAACGGTGATGTATGCCCACAAGAAGATTGCCCAGCTCATTACCGAGCGGCGCTCCGTGTACAACCAGGTGTCTGAACTCACCACGAGAGTAAGGCAGAACGGGCGGTGA
- the dnaN gene encoding DNA polymerase III subunit beta — protein sequence MRFTVNRDVFSDAVSFAVKLLPQRPTQPLLSGVLLHAEDAELTISSFDYEVSARTGVVADVAEAGRALVSGRLLGEIAQRLPHADVQVSLLESRVEVRCGSASFSLPAMPVEEYPQVPVVDSVSGAVPAQDFADAVAQVSLAASKDDVTPVITGVQFEVSENSLTLTATDRYRVATRGLDWEDRGAGEHLSALVPSKIVTEVGKTFSNDGEVRITIVKDGERELIAFTGGSKTVTSLLIKGNYPPVGRLFPENVDNYAVVNTAELIEAVGRVGLVLEREAALRFSFAEGAVMLEAAGTESAQAVESVDVHLQGDEMIVSLKPQFLLDGLRSTHSEFARIAFTRTDNPGKPGPVLITSQRSKDEADDASFRYLLQPNLLLR from the coding sequence ATGCGATTCACCGTCAACCGTGACGTGTTCAGCGACGCAGTGTCGTTCGCGGTGAAGTTGCTTCCTCAGCGCCCGACACAGCCGCTGCTGAGTGGAGTGCTTCTTCACGCCGAGGACGCTGAGCTCACTATTTCGTCTTTCGATTACGAAGTGTCGGCCCGCACGGGTGTTGTCGCCGATGTCGCTGAGGCAGGTAGGGCACTTGTCTCTGGTCGCCTTCTTGGTGAAATCGCGCAACGACTGCCGCACGCCGACGTTCAAGTTTCCCTTCTTGAAAGCCGTGTAGAAGTACGCTGCGGAAGTGCATCCTTCAGTCTTCCGGCTATGCCTGTCGAAGAGTATCCGCAGGTTCCTGTCGTTGATTCAGTCTCAGGCGCAGTTCCAGCGCAGGACTTTGCTGACGCAGTGGCGCAGGTGTCTCTTGCGGCCTCAAAGGACGACGTAACGCCCGTCATTACGGGTGTCCAGTTCGAAGTTTCTGAAAACTCACTCACGCTCACCGCAACTGATCGCTACCGTGTTGCAACTCGTGGCCTCGACTGGGAAGATCGCGGTGCAGGCGAGCATCTCAGCGCTTTGGTTCCGTCGAAGATTGTCACGGAGGTCGGCAAGACTTTCTCAAACGACGGCGAAGTGCGAATCACGATCGTCAAAGATGGCGAGCGCGAACTCATCGCTTTCACTGGCGGAAGCAAGACGGTTACGTCGCTGCTCATTAAGGGTAACTACCCGCCGGTTGGGCGCTTGTTCCCTGAGAACGTCGATAACTACGCAGTCGTAAATACCGCCGAGCTCATTGAAGCCGTTGGTCGTGTTGGTCTGGTCCTCGAACGCGAAGCAGCGCTTCGCTTTTCCTTTGCTGAAGGCGCGGTGATGCTTGAGGCAGCCGGCACTGAGTCAGCTCAGGCAGTTGAAAGTGTTGACGTCCACCTGCAGGGTGACGAGATGATCGTCTCCCTCAAGCCTCAGTTCTTGCTTGACGGACTTCGTTCGACTCATTCGGAGTTCGCACGGATCGCATTCACGCGAACCGATAACCCTGGCAAGCCCGGGCCGGTGCTCATCACGAGCCAGCGCAGCAAGGACGAAGCCGACGATGCTAGTTTCCGGTATCTGCTGCAGCCGAACCTACTGCTCCGCTAG
- the recF gene encoding DNA replication/repair protein RecF (All proteins in this family for which functions are known are DNA-binding proteins that assist the filamentation of RecA onto DNA for the initiation of recombination or recombinational repair.) produces the protein MRVAHLSLGDFRNYAAAELTLHEGPNLIIGKNGQGKTNLVEAISYFATLRSHRVSTDSAMIRAERPAAILRMRVVAGDRDVLLETQLNRVGANRAQVNGNMVRSRVLTRWFTSIMFAPEDLSIVRGEPAVRRRFMDDALIARLPVAAGVIADYERVVRQRTSLLKSARSASRGTAALQATLEVWDEQLIEHGVKIMLARRELVADLRQPLIDAYSNLVDADHAPGLALSESVYDSVDDVSRGTTGLATGDQVSRETLASDFRSALSAVRSREIERGVTLVGPHRDDMVLALNALPVRGYASHGESWSFALSLKIALATVIRAESPAGDPVIILDDVFAELDRGRRQRLMAVVGDFEQVVVTAAVEGDVPEGLPWHRIEVSAGTLLERDAVE, from the coding sequence ATGAGGGTCGCTCACCTTTCACTCGGCGACTTTCGGAATTACGCGGCTGCCGAGCTGACACTGCATGAGGGCCCGAACCTCATCATTGGTAAGAACGGCCAGGGGAAGACAAACCTCGTCGAGGCAATTTCTTACTTTGCGACGCTGAGATCGCATCGCGTCTCTACTGACTCTGCGATGATTCGTGCCGAAAGGCCGGCCGCAATCTTGCGGATGAGGGTCGTGGCTGGCGACCGGGATGTGCTGCTTGAAACACAGCTCAACCGGGTTGGAGCGAATCGTGCCCAGGTAAACGGCAACATGGTGCGCTCGCGTGTGTTAACGCGGTGGTTCACGTCGATTATGTTTGCGCCTGAAGACCTCAGCATTGTTCGAGGTGAGCCCGCGGTGAGACGACGCTTCATGGACGACGCGCTCATCGCGCGCTTGCCCGTTGCCGCAGGGGTGATTGCTGACTACGAGCGTGTGGTTCGGCAGCGAACATCACTCCTCAAATCAGCGCGATCCGCGTCGCGGGGGACCGCGGCACTGCAAGCGACGCTTGAAGTCTGGGACGAGCAGCTGATTGAGCACGGGGTAAAGATCATGCTTGCGCGACGTGAGCTCGTTGCCGACCTGCGTCAACCACTCATTGACGCCTACTCAAACCTCGTTGACGCGGATCATGCGCCGGGCTTAGCTCTGAGCGAGTCCGTCTACGACAGCGTAGATGATGTTTCACGTGGAACGACGGGACTAGCCACCGGCGATCAGGTTTCACGTGAAACACTCGCGTCGGATTTTCGCAGCGCACTGAGTGCCGTTCGGTCGCGGGAGATTGAGCGGGGTGTGACTCTCGTCGGGCCTCATCGAGATGACATGGTGTTGGCCCTGAACGCACTGCCTGTCCGTGGTTACGCGAGCCACGGAGAGTCTTGGTCGTTCGCGCTCTCCTTGAAGATCGCCCTTGCCACAGTGATTCGAGCAGAGTCACCGGCCGGCGACCCAGTGATTATCCTCGACGATGTCTTTGCTGAACTCGACAGAGGCCGGCGTCAGCGACTGATGGCCGTCGTTGGTGACTTCGAGCAAGTCGTCGTAACAGCAGCAGTCGAGGGGGATGTGCCCGAGGGGCTTCCATGGCACCGCATTGAGGTATCTGCAGGTACGCTTCTCGAGCGAGATGCCGTTGAGTAG
- a CDS encoding DUF721 domain-containing protein, which yields MPLSSPIDSFSTSAYLRAKSVWRGKIQRKRPRRAGDDPLSRPFGSGRDPRSLSLVLESVVVDMGWSSELEQARIIEEWPTFVGIATAEHTTVTGIRDGVLEIQCDSTTWATELRRLRAEMLTRLLTEYPDSDIRDLRFKAPGAPSWRHGPRVVPGRGPRDTYG from the coding sequence ATGCCGTTGAGTAGCCCAATCGATTCGTTCTCGACCTCCGCATATCTGCGGGCAAAGAGCGTGTGGCGCGGGAAGATTCAACGCAAGCGCCCGAGAAGAGCAGGAGACGATCCACTCTCCCGGCCGTTCGGCAGCGGCCGAGACCCGCGGTCTCTTAGCCTTGTGCTTGAGTCTGTTGTAGTAGACATGGGCTGGTCAAGCGAGCTTGAACAGGCCCGAATCATTGAAGAATGGCCGACATTCGTCGGCATTGCCACAGCTGAGCACACGACGGTAACTGGCATCCGCGATGGAGTGCTCGAGATCCAGTGCGATTCGACGACGTGGGCGACGGAACTTCGCAGACTTCGAGCCGAGATGCTCACTCGACTACTCACCGAGTATCCGGATTCAGATATTCGTGATCTTCGATTCAAGGCTCCCGGGGCGCCATCGTGGCGTCACGGACCACGTGTTGTACCAGGGCGAGGGCCGCGCGACACGTACGGATAG
- the gyrB gene encoding DNA topoisomerase (ATP-hydrolyzing) subunit B — MTLEQTAAEEYGAGEIQVLEGLEAVRKRPGMYIGSTGPRGLHHLVYEIVDNSVDEALAGHCDTINVTILKDGGVRVVDNGRGIPVDMHPTEGRSTVEVVLTVLHAGGKFGGGGYAVSGGLHGVGSSVVNALSTRFDVSVMRQGFTWNMSFTNSVPDAPLAQGEPTEQTGTSISFWPSAEIFETIEFDYQTLRTRFQQMAFLNKGLKITLTDERPQEPVENESGELVEPKAPSDEFMYERGIEDYVQHLNTAKRAELVNEEIISFELEDPERKISAEVAMQWTTSYSESVHTYANTINTHEGGTHEEGFRAALTTLVNRYAREKNILREKDDNLSGEDVREGLTAVVSVKLGEPQFEGQTKTKLGNTEAKAFVQKVVGDQLGDWFERNPGPAKDIIRKSIQAASARLAARKARETARRKGLLESGGMPGKLSDCTSKDPTVSEIFIVEGDSAGGSAKTGRNPETQAILPLRGKILNVEKARLDRALGNAEVQAMITAFGAGIAEEFDPEKVRYHKIVLMADADVDGQHITTLLLTLLFRYMRPLIDLGYVFLAQPPLYRIKWTNAEHEYVYSDAERDERLEAGAAAGRRLQKESGVQRYKGLGEMNHEELWDTTMNPETRTLLQVTMDDAAIADEVFSTLMGEDVEARRSFIQQNAKDVRFLDI, encoded by the coding sequence ATGACTTTAGAACAAACTGCGGCTGAAGAATACGGCGCTGGAGAGATCCAGGTCCTTGAGGGACTCGAAGCCGTCCGCAAGCGGCCCGGTATGTATATCGGCTCGACCGGTCCACGTGGCCTTCATCACCTTGTCTACGAGATCGTAGACAACTCAGTGGATGAGGCGCTGGCTGGGCATTGCGATACGATCAACGTCACGATCCTGAAAGACGGGGGAGTGCGTGTTGTTGATAACGGTCGCGGTATCCCCGTCGACATGCACCCCACTGAGGGACGATCGACTGTGGAGGTTGTACTTACGGTACTCCACGCGGGCGGAAAGTTTGGCGGCGGGGGCTACGCGGTCTCCGGTGGACTTCACGGCGTTGGCTCGTCAGTTGTGAACGCGCTCTCCACACGATTTGACGTCTCGGTTATGCGACAAGGTTTCACGTGGAACATGTCCTTCACCAATTCGGTCCCAGACGCGCCTCTCGCGCAGGGAGAACCTACAGAGCAGACGGGCACGTCGATCTCGTTCTGGCCGAGCGCTGAGATTTTCGAGACCATTGAGTTCGACTACCAGACGCTTCGGACCCGGTTCCAGCAAATGGCCTTCCTGAACAAGGGCCTGAAGATCACGCTCACAGATGAGCGGCCACAGGAACCCGTCGAGAACGAAAGCGGCGAGCTCGTTGAGCCCAAGGCACCTTCTGACGAGTTCATGTATGAACGTGGCATCGAAGATTACGTGCAGCACCTCAACACAGCCAAACGTGCCGAGCTTGTGAACGAAGAAATTATTTCGTTTGAACTTGAGGATCCGGAGCGCAAGATCTCTGCTGAGGTCGCGATGCAGTGGACGACTTCCTACTCCGAGAGCGTCCACACCTACGCCAACACGATTAACACTCACGAGGGTGGCACTCACGAAGAAGGATTCAGGGCGGCGCTCACAACGCTTGTGAATCGATACGCTCGAGAGAAGAACATCCTTCGGGAGAAGGATGACAATCTGTCGGGGGAGGATGTTCGAGAGGGACTCACCGCGGTGGTCTCGGTGAAGCTTGGCGAGCCCCAGTTTGAGGGGCAGACAAAAACCAAGCTCGGAAACACCGAAGCCAAGGCGTTCGTCCAGAAGGTCGTCGGCGATCAGCTCGGAGACTGGTTCGAACGCAACCCAGGCCCTGCGAAAGACATTATCCGTAAGTCCATTCAGGCCGCCTCCGCCCGCCTTGCAGCGCGAAAGGCGCGCGAGACAGCCCGTCGAAAGGGCCTGCTTGAGTCAGGTGGAATGCCAGGCAAGCTCTCAGATTGCACGAGCAAGGACCCCACTGTCTCCGAGATCTTTATTGTGGAGGGCGACTCCGCCGGTGGCTCGGCCAAGACCGGCCGAAACCCAGAGACACAGGCAATTCTCCCGCTCAGAGGCAAGATCCTGAACGTCGAGAAGGCCCGTCTTGACCGTGCGCTTGGGAACGCCGAGGTACAAGCGATGATTACTGCCTTCGGTGCGGGCATCGCCGAGGAGTTTGATCCTGAGAAAGTCAGGTACCACAAGATCGTCCTGATGGCCGACGCTGACGTCGACGGCCAGCACATCACGACGCTCCTCCTCACTCTCCTCTTCAGGTACATGCGCCCGCTCATCGACCTCGGCTATGTCTTCCTCGCTCAGCCTCCGCTCTACCGCATCAAATGGACGAACGCAGAACATGAGTACGTCTACAGCGACGCCGAGCGCGACGAACGGCTCGAGGCTGGCGCGGCCGCTGGCCGCCGCCTCCAGAAGGAGAGCGGTGTCCAGCGATACAAGGGCCTTGGCGAGATGAACCACGAAGAGTTGTGGGATACCACGATGAACCCGGAGACCCGCACGCTACTGCAGGTCACCATGGACGATGCGGCTATTGCTGATGAGGTCTTCTCCACGCTGATGGGTGAAGACGTAGAGGCACGCCGCAGCTTTATTCAGCAGAACGCGAAGGATGTGCGCTTCCTTGACATCTGA
- the gyrA gene encoding DNA gyrase subunit A, which yields MCASLTSENTTPEDVADEAQAEPQVEPNHGRIDQVELNVEMQRSYLDYAMSVIVGRALPDVRDGLKPVHRRVIYTMYDGGYRPDKAFSKCTRVIGDVMGQFHPHGDTAVYDSLVRLVQPWSLRYPLALGQGNFGSPGNDGAAAHRYTETKMSPLAMEMVRDIDEDTVNFQDNYDGRTQEPTVLTARFPNLLVNGSVGIAVGMATNIPPHNLREVAAGAKWHLEHPEATREELFEALMERISGPDFPTGAQILGTSGIRDAYRTGRGSIKMRAVVNIEEIQGRTCLVVTELPYQVNPDNLAVKIADLVKEGKVQGIADIRDETSGRTGQRLVIVMKRDAIPKVVLNNLYKHTQLQENFGANMLAIVDGVPRTLAIDGFITYWVKHQIEIIVRRTQFRLQKAEAEAHIQRGYLKALDALDEVIALIRRSSTVDDAREGLMSLLGVDQIQADAILAMQLRRLAALERQKILDLAAKLEAQIKEYEGILASPEQQRGIIVEELDELVTRYGDDRRTTILHGYDGDMSMEDLIPEEEMVITVTRGGYVKRTRIDNYRSQHRGGKGVRGAQLRADDIVEHFFVTTTHHWLLFFTNTGRVYRAKAYEVAEGGRDAKGQHLANLLALAPDEQVTQILDLRQYDDASYLLLATRDGLVKKTPLTEYDTNRTGGIIAIKLREGDELVQALIAGADDDILLISRQGMSVRFTATDQALRPMGRSTSGVRGMNFRDGDALLAASRLSDDEGYVFVVTEGGYAKRTAVSEYRVQQRGGYGIKVAKLDETRGDLAGGFIVDEGDEVLVVLASGKVVRSGVAEVPAKGRNTMGVVFARFPEGDRIIGIARNAERGIDDGDSEESDAENSVEKEDVNE from the coding sequence ATGTGCGCTTCCTTGACATCTGAAAACACCACACCAGAAGACGTGGCCGACGAGGCCCAGGCCGAGCCACAGGTCGAGCCGAATCACGGTCGCATCGACCAGGTGGAACTCAACGTCGAGATGCAGCGCTCGTACCTCGATTATGCGATGAGCGTTATCGTCGGGCGGGCCCTGCCAGACGTGCGTGACGGGCTCAAGCCCGTGCACCGCCGTGTGATTTACACGATGTACGACGGTGGATACCGCCCAGACAAGGCATTCTCGAAGTGCACCCGTGTCATCGGTGACGTCATGGGCCAGTTCCACCCGCACGGTGACACGGCAGTATACGACTCACTCGTTCGCCTCGTGCAACCGTGGTCGCTGCGATACCCGCTCGCGCTTGGTCAGGGCAACTTTGGTTCGCCGGGCAACGATGGTGCAGCTGCGCACCGTTACACCGAGACCAAAATGTCTCCACTTGCCATGGAGATGGTGCGGGATATTGACGAAGATACAGTCAATTTCCAGGACAACTACGACGGCCGCACGCAAGAGCCGACGGTGCTCACAGCGCGTTTTCCAAACCTGCTCGTGAACGGCTCTGTCGGTATTGCAGTCGGCATGGCGACAAATATTCCCCCGCACAACCTTCGAGAGGTTGCAGCGGGGGCAAAGTGGCATCTCGAGCACCCCGAGGCGACTCGTGAAGAGCTGTTTGAGGCGCTCATGGAGCGCATCAGCGGCCCCGACTTCCCAACTGGCGCGCAGATTCTTGGAACCAGCGGCATCCGCGACGCCTATCGCACGGGGCGCGGCTCCATCAAGATGCGCGCGGTTGTGAACATCGAGGAAATCCAGGGGCGCACATGCCTCGTTGTGACTGAGTTGCCGTATCAGGTCAACCCAGACAACCTTGCCGTGAAGATTGCCGACCTTGTGAAGGAAGGCAAAGTCCAGGGCATCGCAGACATTCGTGATGAGACAAGTGGCCGCACCGGCCAGCGTCTTGTCATCGTGATGAAGCGTGACGCGATCCCGAAGGTTGTGCTGAACAATCTCTACAAGCACACGCAGTTGCAAGAGAACTTTGGCGCGAACATGCTTGCCATTGTGGACGGTGTCCCTCGAACTCTCGCCATCGATGGCTTCATCACCTACTGGGTGAAGCACCAGATTGAGATCATCGTTCGGCGCACCCAGTTCCGTCTGCAGAAGGCCGAGGCTGAAGCTCACATTCAGCGCGGCTACCTCAAGGCACTCGACGCGCTCGACGAAGTTATCGCTCTGATCAGGCGTTCTTCGACGGTTGATGACGCGCGGGAGGGGCTCATGAGCCTGCTCGGTGTCGACCAGATTCAGGCCGACGCGATCCTCGCGATGCAGCTCCGCCGACTGGCAGCGCTTGAACGACAAAAGATTCTCGACCTCGCCGCCAAGCTCGAAGCTCAGATCAAGGAGTACGAGGGCATCCTCGCATCGCCTGAGCAGCAGCGTGGAATTATCGTTGAGGAGCTCGACGAGCTCGTGACTCGGTACGGTGATGACCGCCGAACGACGATTCTGCACGGTTACGACGGTGACATGTCGATGGAAGACCTCATTCCCGAAGAAGAGATGGTCATTACCGTCACTCGCGGCGGATACGTCAAACGAACGCGAATCGACAACTACAGGTCGCAACACCGCGGCGGCAAGGGCGTCCGCGGCGCACAGCTGCGCGCTGACGACATCGTCGAACACTTCTTTGTCACGACAACCCATCACTGGCTACTGTTCTTCACGAACACCGGCCGGGTCTATCGCGCGAAGGCGTACGAGGTTGCAGAGGGTGGCCGTGACGCGAAGGGCCAGCACCTTGCGAACCTGTTGGCCCTCGCTCCCGACGAGCAGGTCACACAAATCCTCGACCTGCGGCAGTATGACGACGCGAGCTACCTGCTGCTCGCGACACGCGATGGTCTTGTCAAGAAGACACCGCTTACCGAGTACGACACAAACCGTACTGGCGGCATCATCGCGATCAAGCTCCGTGAAGGGGACGAGCTCGTCCAGGCTCTCATCGCGGGTGCAGATGACGACATTCTGCTGATCTCACGACAGGGCATGTCGGTGCGATTTACCGCAACTGATCAGGCACTTCGCCCAATGGGTCGGTCGACGAGCGGCGTACGAGGCATGAACTTCCGTGACGGGGACGCACTGCTTGCAGCATCTCGACTCAGCGACGACGAGGGCTACGTCTTCGTCGTCACCGAGGGCGGCTACGCGAAGCGCACAGCAGTCAGCGAATACAGGGTCCAGCAGCGCGGCGGTTACGGCATTAAGGTCGCGAAGCTTGACGAGACGCGTGGAGATCTTGCGGGCGGCTTCATCGTGGACGAAGGCGACGAAGTGCTCGTCGTACTGGCGAGCGGTAAGGTTGTTCGATCCGGCGTCGCAGAGGTGCCGGCGAAGGGACGCAACACCATGGGAGTGGTGTTCGCTCGCTTCCCAGAAGGGGATCGTATTATTGGGATCGCCCGAAACGCCGAACGCGGTATCGACGATGGGGACTCGGAGGAGTCCGACGCGGAGAACTCCGTAGAGAAGGAAGACGTGAATGAGTAA
- a CDS encoding DUF3566 domain-containing protein — protein sequence MSNTVADRLAKKTRKKAPAKQVRLKLVYVDFWSAVKFSFLVSICLAIVGIVTAILVYVVLQTTGVFGRIDALFMDIVGEENSLMNFIGFPQVAFFSVVVGVLNTIVGTALGAIGSLVYNLLVRVLGGFQLGFSSN from the coding sequence ATGAGTAACACAGTCGCAGACCGGCTTGCGAAGAAGACTCGCAAGAAAGCACCCGCGAAGCAGGTTCGCCTGAAGCTCGTCTACGTCGACTTCTGGTCGGCAGTGAAGTTCTCCTTCCTCGTATCCATTTGTCTTGCCATTGTCGGGATCGTGACTGCAATTCTGGTCTACGTTGTGCTGCAGACGACCGGAGTCTTCGGGCGCATTGATGCGCTCTTCATGGACATCGTTGGCGAAGAGAACAGTTTGATGAACTTCATCGGTTTCCCGCAGGTCGCGTTCTTCTCTGTCGTCGTAGGCGTGCTCAACACGATCGTCGGTACGGCGCTTGGAGCCATCGGATCGCTCGTGTACAACCTGCTCGTGCGTGTTCTCGGCGGATTCCAGCTCGGTTTTTCGAGCAATTAG